A genomic stretch from Pieris brassicae chromosome 9, ilPieBrab1.1, whole genome shotgun sequence includes:
- the LOC123713922 gene encoding RUN and FYVE domain-containing protein 2-like isoform X2: MRSLAAVRGVEPVQELAIPSSIEGDGNSDAEMAGAQDTIYLCNFRVSVDGEWLCLKELHDMEMQDSYIRPSDNARDPVVIERSNLVNISKLIVKELIEQSLRYGRMLDSDHLPLHHFFIVLEHVMRHGLKPKKGLLGPKKELWDILQMVEKYSPEAADITASVRDLPTVKTAMGRARAWLRLALMQKRLADYLRILLEHREETLEEYFEPHALMLNEEAVIITGLLVGLNVVDCNLCVKEEDLDSQQGVIDFSLYLRGSSSSHDLANNGNNGNNEPKQRHINTMLDQKNYIEELNRHLNATVANLQSKVEGLTTTNALMKEDLAISKNTMIQLVEENNQLKHALGQDITKDSRIKVTELHEEEEKRSVKSTTSDKSKSDKDTESAKLLEEERKKNAELQKELDLQISLKAEMEVAMKLLEKDIHDKQDTIISLRRQLDDIKLLNLEMYKKLQECESSLKHKTELIAKLEAKTESMGSTIHQLDEKLQEDKTVRKSLEDTARSLGQKAVTAETRAVAAESDLRIEREWRISLQDSMIRDRDKISALTQEIESLKSIGQKYMALQEEQHQLRVQYSDAQKTLEEVGATLCENKLQLAELLEKEARAVQDDTPNWTSDKDASACAACAKEFTIARRKHHCRRCGNIFCGACSEKTVALAGNTKPVRVCDACFVEVRLT; the protein is encoded by the exons ATGCGTTCTCTTGCCGCTGTCCGTGGGGTAGAACCCGTTCAGGAGTTGGCGATCCCGTCTTCCATCGAAGGCGACGGGAATTCTGATGCCGAAATGGCTGGAGCGCAGGATACCATATACCTCTGCAACTTCCGCGTGTCAGTAGATGGCGAATGGCTATGTCTGAAGGAGCTACACGACATGGAGATGCAGGATTCCTATATCCGACCCTCTGATAATG ctCGTGACCCAGTGGTGATAGAACGTAGCAATCTCGTGAACATCTCCAAGCTGATTGTAAAGGAATTGATTGAACAATCCCTCCGCTATGGCCGGATGCTCGACAGCGACCACTTACCGCTACATCACTTCTTCATTGTTCTCGAACATGTCATGCGTCACGGCCTCAAACCAAAAAAG GGACTCCTCGGGCCGAAGAAGGAGCTGTGGGACATCTTGCAAATGGTTGAGAAATACTCTCCTGAGGCGGCAGATATTACAGCAAGTGTGCGGGATTTGCCCACCGTTAA AACGGCCATGGGACGCGCCAGAGCTTGGCTTCGCCTGGCACTGATGCAGAAGAGACTTGCCGATTATCTAAGGATATTGCTGGAGCACCGTGAAGAAACGCTGGAGGAATATTTTGAACCCCACGCCCTGATGCTGAATGAGGAAGCGGTCATCATAACGGGTCTACTTGTTGGATTAAATGTCGTTGACTGCAATTTGTGTGTCAAG GAAGAAGATTTAGACAGTCAGCAAGGTGTGATCGACTTCTCTCTATACCTGCGCGGGAGCAGCTCCTCCCACGATCTCGCGAATAACGGCAACAATGGAAATAACGAGCCCAAGCAACGACACATCAACACTATGCTCGATCAGAAGAATTATATTGAGGAGCTGAATCGACACCTTAA tgCCACGGTAGCGAACCTGCAGTCAAAAGTGGAAGGCCTGACAACAACCAACGCTCTCATGAAGGAAGATCTAGCAATCTCCAAGAACACAATGATACAGCTGGTTGAGGAGAATAATCAATTGAAACACGCTTTag GTCAAGACATTACTAAAGATAGCAGGATCAAAGTGACCGAGTTGCATGAAGAGGAG gaAAAACGCAGCGTGAAAAGTACAACGTCAGACAAATCGAAAAGCGACAAAGACACGGAATCTGCGAAACTTTTGGAGGAGGAAAGGAAGAAGAATGCGGAACTTCAGAAAGAACTTGACTTGCAA ATATCGCTTAAGGCAGAAATGGAGGTCGCAATGAAATTGCTAGAGAAAGATATACACGATAAACAAGACACAATTATCTCACTTAGGCGGCAGCTAGATGACATAAAACTGCTCAATTTggaaatgtacaaaaaattgcag GAATGTGAAAGTTCCTTGAAACATAAAACAGAACTAATAGCCAAATTGGAAGCAAAGACTGAATCAATGGGCAGCACGATACATCAACTCGATGAAAA GTTACAGGAAGATAAGACTGTTAGGAAGAGTCTGGAGGACACTGCTCGATCGTTAGGACAAAAGGCGGTGACCGCTGAAACAAGAGCCGTGGCTGCTGAGAGTGATCTTCGGATAGAGAGGGAGTGGCGAATATCATTGCAG GACTCAATGATACGGGATCGCGACAAAATATCGGCGTTGACACAAGAAATAGAATCATTAAAATCAATAGGACAA AAATATATGGCCTTACAAGAAGAACAGCACCAACTTAGAGTTCAATACAGTGATGCGCAAAAAACTCTGGAAGAAGTCGGCGCTACGTTATGTGAGAACAAATTGCAACTGGCCGAGTTGTTAGAAAAAGAAGCGAGGGCTGTACAAGACGACACTCCAAACTGGACTAGCGATAAGGACGCCTCAGCTTGTGCGGCGTGCGCTAAAGAATTCACTATTGCAAGGCGGAAG CACCACTGTAGAAGATGCGGCAACATTTTCTGTGGAGCGTGTAGTGAAAAAACCGTAGCGTTAGCTGGCAACACCAAACCTGTTAGAGTGTGCGACGCATGCTTTGTCGAGGTTCGACTAACGTAA
- the LOC123713922 gene encoding RUN and FYVE domain-containing protein 2-like isoform X3, whose translation MASASSQDNSEGSPTASVSSLKNPKQERSPSRSSSKHERWPEMLLSRPEKSYFYTTKTRDPVVIERSNLVNISKLIVKELIEQSLRYGRMLDSDHLPLHHFFIVLEHVMRHGLKPKKGLLGPKKELWDILQMVEKYSPEAADITASVRDLPTVKTAMGRARAWLRLALMQKRLADYLRILLEHREETLEEYFEPHALMLNEEAVIITGLLVGLNVVDCNLCVKEEDLDSQQGVIDFSLYLRGSSSSHDLANNGNNGNNEPKQRHINTMLDQKNYIEELNRHLNATVANLQSKVEGLTTTNALMKEDLAISKNTMIQLVEENNQLKHALGQDITKDSRIKVTELHEEEEKRSVKSTTSDKSKSDKDTESAKLLEEERKKNAELQKELDLQISLKAEMEVAMKLLEKDIHDKQDTIISLRRQLDDIKLLNLEMYKKLQECESSLKHKTELIAKLEAKTESMGSTIHQLDEKLQEDKTVRKSLEDTARSLGQKAVTAETRAVAAESDLRIEREWRISLQDSMIRDRDKISALTQEIESLKSIGQKYMALQEEQHQLRVQYSDAQKTLEEVGATLCENKLQLAELLEKEARAVQDDTPNWTSDKDASACAACAKEFTIARRKHHCRRCGNIFCGACSEKTVALAGNTKPVRVCDACFVEVRLT comes from the exons atggCTTCTGCTTCCTCTCAAGACAACTCTGAGGGATCTCCAACGGCGTCAGTATCGTCCCTTAAAAATCCAAAACAAGAGCGATCCCCATCAAGATCTTCATCTAAACACGAAAGATGGCCGGAAATGTTGTTATCCAGGCCAGAAAAATCTTATTTCTACacaacaaaaa ctCGTGACCCAGTGGTGATAGAACGTAGCAATCTCGTGAACATCTCCAAGCTGATTGTAAAGGAATTGATTGAACAATCCCTCCGCTATGGCCGGATGCTCGACAGCGACCACTTACCGCTACATCACTTCTTCATTGTTCTCGAACATGTCATGCGTCACGGCCTCAAACCAAAAAAG GGACTCCTCGGGCCGAAGAAGGAGCTGTGGGACATCTTGCAAATGGTTGAGAAATACTCTCCTGAGGCGGCAGATATTACAGCAAGTGTGCGGGATTTGCCCACCGTTAA AACGGCCATGGGACGCGCCAGAGCTTGGCTTCGCCTGGCACTGATGCAGAAGAGACTTGCCGATTATCTAAGGATATTGCTGGAGCACCGTGAAGAAACGCTGGAGGAATATTTTGAACCCCACGCCCTGATGCTGAATGAGGAAGCGGTCATCATAACGGGTCTACTTGTTGGATTAAATGTCGTTGACTGCAATTTGTGTGTCAAG GAAGAAGATTTAGACAGTCAGCAAGGTGTGATCGACTTCTCTCTATACCTGCGCGGGAGCAGCTCCTCCCACGATCTCGCGAATAACGGCAACAATGGAAATAACGAGCCCAAGCAACGACACATCAACACTATGCTCGATCAGAAGAATTATATTGAGGAGCTGAATCGACACCTTAA tgCCACGGTAGCGAACCTGCAGTCAAAAGTGGAAGGCCTGACAACAACCAACGCTCTCATGAAGGAAGATCTAGCAATCTCCAAGAACACAATGATACAGCTGGTTGAGGAGAATAATCAATTGAAACACGCTTTag GTCAAGACATTACTAAAGATAGCAGGATCAAAGTGACCGAGTTGCATGAAGAGGAG gaAAAACGCAGCGTGAAAAGTACAACGTCAGACAAATCGAAAAGCGACAAAGACACGGAATCTGCGAAACTTTTGGAGGAGGAAAGGAAGAAGAATGCGGAACTTCAGAAAGAACTTGACTTGCAA ATATCGCTTAAGGCAGAAATGGAGGTCGCAATGAAATTGCTAGAGAAAGATATACACGATAAACAAGACACAATTATCTCACTTAGGCGGCAGCTAGATGACATAAAACTGCTCAATTTggaaatgtacaaaaaattgcag GAATGTGAAAGTTCCTTGAAACATAAAACAGAACTAATAGCCAAATTGGAAGCAAAGACTGAATCAATGGGCAGCACGATACATCAACTCGATGAAAA GTTACAGGAAGATAAGACTGTTAGGAAGAGTCTGGAGGACACTGCTCGATCGTTAGGACAAAAGGCGGTGACCGCTGAAACAAGAGCCGTGGCTGCTGAGAGTGATCTTCGGATAGAGAGGGAGTGGCGAATATCATTGCAG GACTCAATGATACGGGATCGCGACAAAATATCGGCGTTGACACAAGAAATAGAATCATTAAAATCAATAGGACAA AAATATATGGCCTTACAAGAAGAACAGCACCAACTTAGAGTTCAATACAGTGATGCGCAAAAAACTCTGGAAGAAGTCGGCGCTACGTTATGTGAGAACAAATTGCAACTGGCCGAGTTGTTAGAAAAAGAAGCGAGGGCTGTACAAGACGACACTCCAAACTGGACTAGCGATAAGGACGCCTCAGCTTGTGCGGCGTGCGCTAAAGAATTCACTATTGCAAGGCGGAAG CACCACTGTAGAAGATGCGGCAACATTTTCTGTGGAGCGTGTAGTGAAAAAACCGTAGCGTTAGCTGGCAACACCAAACCTGTTAGAGTGTGCGACGCATGCTTTGTCGAGGTTCGACTAACGTAA
- the LOC123713922 gene encoding RUN and FYVE domain-containing protein 2-like isoform X1, with protein MRSLAAVRGVEPVQELAIPSSIEGDGNSDAEMAGAQDTIYLCNFRVSVDGEWLCLKELHDMEMQDSYIRPSDNGAITSPDDPMHSLMARDPVVIERSNLVNISKLIVKELIEQSLRYGRMLDSDHLPLHHFFIVLEHVMRHGLKPKKGLLGPKKELWDILQMVEKYSPEAADITASVRDLPTVKTAMGRARAWLRLALMQKRLADYLRILLEHREETLEEYFEPHALMLNEEAVIITGLLVGLNVVDCNLCVKEEDLDSQQGVIDFSLYLRGSSSSHDLANNGNNGNNEPKQRHINTMLDQKNYIEELNRHLNATVANLQSKVEGLTTTNALMKEDLAISKNTMIQLVEENNQLKHALGQDITKDSRIKVTELHEEEEKRSVKSTTSDKSKSDKDTESAKLLEEERKKNAELQKELDLQISLKAEMEVAMKLLEKDIHDKQDTIISLRRQLDDIKLLNLEMYKKLQECESSLKHKTELIAKLEAKTESMGSTIHQLDEKLQEDKTVRKSLEDTARSLGQKAVTAETRAVAAESDLRIEREWRISLQDSMIRDRDKISALTQEIESLKSIGQKYMALQEEQHQLRVQYSDAQKTLEEVGATLCENKLQLAELLEKEARAVQDDTPNWTSDKDASACAACAKEFTIARRKHHCRRCGNIFCGACSEKTVALAGNTKPVRVCDACFVEVRLT; from the exons ATGCGTTCTCTTGCCGCTGTCCGTGGGGTAGAACCCGTTCAGGAGTTGGCGATCCCGTCTTCCATCGAAGGCGACGGGAATTCTGATGCCGAAATGGCTGGAGCGCAGGATACCATATACCTCTGCAACTTCCGCGTGTCAGTAGATGGCGAATGGCTATGTCTGAAGGAGCTACACGACATGGAGATGCAGGATTCCTATATCCGACCCTCTGATAATGGTGCGATCACTTCTCCGGACGATCCTATGCATTCATTGATGG ctCGTGACCCAGTGGTGATAGAACGTAGCAATCTCGTGAACATCTCCAAGCTGATTGTAAAGGAATTGATTGAACAATCCCTCCGCTATGGCCGGATGCTCGACAGCGACCACTTACCGCTACATCACTTCTTCATTGTTCTCGAACATGTCATGCGTCACGGCCTCAAACCAAAAAAG GGACTCCTCGGGCCGAAGAAGGAGCTGTGGGACATCTTGCAAATGGTTGAGAAATACTCTCCTGAGGCGGCAGATATTACAGCAAGTGTGCGGGATTTGCCCACCGTTAA AACGGCCATGGGACGCGCCAGAGCTTGGCTTCGCCTGGCACTGATGCAGAAGAGACTTGCCGATTATCTAAGGATATTGCTGGAGCACCGTGAAGAAACGCTGGAGGAATATTTTGAACCCCACGCCCTGATGCTGAATGAGGAAGCGGTCATCATAACGGGTCTACTTGTTGGATTAAATGTCGTTGACTGCAATTTGTGTGTCAAG GAAGAAGATTTAGACAGTCAGCAAGGTGTGATCGACTTCTCTCTATACCTGCGCGGGAGCAGCTCCTCCCACGATCTCGCGAATAACGGCAACAATGGAAATAACGAGCCCAAGCAACGACACATCAACACTATGCTCGATCAGAAGAATTATATTGAGGAGCTGAATCGACACCTTAA tgCCACGGTAGCGAACCTGCAGTCAAAAGTGGAAGGCCTGACAACAACCAACGCTCTCATGAAGGAAGATCTAGCAATCTCCAAGAACACAATGATACAGCTGGTTGAGGAGAATAATCAATTGAAACACGCTTTag GTCAAGACATTACTAAAGATAGCAGGATCAAAGTGACCGAGTTGCATGAAGAGGAG gaAAAACGCAGCGTGAAAAGTACAACGTCAGACAAATCGAAAAGCGACAAAGACACGGAATCTGCGAAACTTTTGGAGGAGGAAAGGAAGAAGAATGCGGAACTTCAGAAAGAACTTGACTTGCAA ATATCGCTTAAGGCAGAAATGGAGGTCGCAATGAAATTGCTAGAGAAAGATATACACGATAAACAAGACACAATTATCTCACTTAGGCGGCAGCTAGATGACATAAAACTGCTCAATTTggaaatgtacaaaaaattgcag GAATGTGAAAGTTCCTTGAAACATAAAACAGAACTAATAGCCAAATTGGAAGCAAAGACTGAATCAATGGGCAGCACGATACATCAACTCGATGAAAA GTTACAGGAAGATAAGACTGTTAGGAAGAGTCTGGAGGACACTGCTCGATCGTTAGGACAAAAGGCGGTGACCGCTGAAACAAGAGCCGTGGCTGCTGAGAGTGATCTTCGGATAGAGAGGGAGTGGCGAATATCATTGCAG GACTCAATGATACGGGATCGCGACAAAATATCGGCGTTGACACAAGAAATAGAATCATTAAAATCAATAGGACAA AAATATATGGCCTTACAAGAAGAACAGCACCAACTTAGAGTTCAATACAGTGATGCGCAAAAAACTCTGGAAGAAGTCGGCGCTACGTTATGTGAGAACAAATTGCAACTGGCCGAGTTGTTAGAAAAAGAAGCGAGGGCTGTACAAGACGACACTCCAAACTGGACTAGCGATAAGGACGCCTCAGCTTGTGCGGCGTGCGCTAAAGAATTCACTATTGCAAGGCGGAAG CACCACTGTAGAAGATGCGGCAACATTTTCTGTGGAGCGTGTAGTGAAAAAACCGTAGCGTTAGCTGGCAACACCAAACCTGTTAGAGTGTGCGACGCATGCTTTGTCGAGGTTCGACTAACGTAA
- the LOC123713922 gene encoding protein RUFY3-like isoform X4 — MRSLAAVRGVEPVQELAIPSSIEGDGNSDAEMAGAQDTIYLCNFRVSVDGEWLCLKELHDMEMQDSYIRPSDNGAITSPDDPMHSLMARDPVVIERSNLVNISKLIVKELIEQSLRYGRMLDSDHLPLHHFFIVLEHVMRHGLKPKKGLLGPKKELWDILQMVEKYSPEAADITASVRDLPTVKTAMGRARAWLRLALMQKRLADYLRILLEHREETLEEYFEPHALMLNEEAVIITGLLVGLNVVDCNLCVKEEDLDSQQGVIDFSLYLRGSSSSHDLANNGNNGNNEPKQRHINTMLDQKNYIEELNRHLNATVANLQSKVEGLTTTNALMKEDLAISKNTMIQLVEENNQLKHALGQDITKDSRIKVTELHEEEEKRSVKSTTSDKSKSDKDTESAKLLEEERKKNAELQKELDLQISLKAEMEVAMKLLEKDIHDKQDTIISLRRQLDDIKLLNLEMYKKLQECEVDLTKKGEMVSRLQGKAEQIGKILHNLEIYNNLLGPEHDLVKALRSPSNESLGAKVDTLKAQSSGQKGTKSKDEGPPKKKINLQEIPPFRKNKTIKE, encoded by the exons ATGCGTTCTCTTGCCGCTGTCCGTGGGGTAGAACCCGTTCAGGAGTTGGCGATCCCGTCTTCCATCGAAGGCGACGGGAATTCTGATGCCGAAATGGCTGGAGCGCAGGATACCATATACCTCTGCAACTTCCGCGTGTCAGTAGATGGCGAATGGCTATGTCTGAAGGAGCTACACGACATGGAGATGCAGGATTCCTATATCCGACCCTCTGATAATGGTGCGATCACTTCTCCGGACGATCCTATGCATTCATTGATGG ctCGTGACCCAGTGGTGATAGAACGTAGCAATCTCGTGAACATCTCCAAGCTGATTGTAAAGGAATTGATTGAACAATCCCTCCGCTATGGCCGGATGCTCGACAGCGACCACTTACCGCTACATCACTTCTTCATTGTTCTCGAACATGTCATGCGTCACGGCCTCAAACCAAAAAAG GGACTCCTCGGGCCGAAGAAGGAGCTGTGGGACATCTTGCAAATGGTTGAGAAATACTCTCCTGAGGCGGCAGATATTACAGCAAGTGTGCGGGATTTGCCCACCGTTAA AACGGCCATGGGACGCGCCAGAGCTTGGCTTCGCCTGGCACTGATGCAGAAGAGACTTGCCGATTATCTAAGGATATTGCTGGAGCACCGTGAAGAAACGCTGGAGGAATATTTTGAACCCCACGCCCTGATGCTGAATGAGGAAGCGGTCATCATAACGGGTCTACTTGTTGGATTAAATGTCGTTGACTGCAATTTGTGTGTCAAG GAAGAAGATTTAGACAGTCAGCAAGGTGTGATCGACTTCTCTCTATACCTGCGCGGGAGCAGCTCCTCCCACGATCTCGCGAATAACGGCAACAATGGAAATAACGAGCCCAAGCAACGACACATCAACACTATGCTCGATCAGAAGAATTATATTGAGGAGCTGAATCGACACCTTAA tgCCACGGTAGCGAACCTGCAGTCAAAAGTGGAAGGCCTGACAACAACCAACGCTCTCATGAAGGAAGATCTAGCAATCTCCAAGAACACAATGATACAGCTGGTTGAGGAGAATAATCAATTGAAACACGCTTTag GTCAAGACATTACTAAAGATAGCAGGATCAAAGTGACCGAGTTGCATGAAGAGGAG gaAAAACGCAGCGTGAAAAGTACAACGTCAGACAAATCGAAAAGCGACAAAGACACGGAATCTGCGAAACTTTTGGAGGAGGAAAGGAAGAAGAATGCGGAACTTCAGAAAGAACTTGACTTGCAA ATATCGCTTAAGGCAGAAATGGAGGTCGCAATGAAATTGCTAGAGAAAGATATACACGATAAACAAGACACAATTATCTCACTTAGGCGGCAGCTAGATGACATAAAACTGCTCAATTTggaaatgtacaaaaaattgcag GAATGCGAGGTGGATCTCACGAAGAAAGGCGAAATGGTCTCCAGGCTTCAAGGAAAGGCTGAGCAAATTGGCAAAATACTTCACaacttagaaatatataataatttgctaGGACCCGAGCACGATCTCGTTAAAGCGCTTAGATCGCCCTCTAACGAATCGCTCGGGGCCAAAGTAGACACTTTAAAAGCACAAAGTAGCGGTCAAAAGGGTACAAAGTCGAAAGATGAGGGACCgccaaaaaagaaaattaacctACAGGAAATACCACCGTTccgtaaaaataaaactattaaagaATGA